DNA from Castor canadensis chromosome 3, mCasCan1.hap1v2, whole genome shotgun sequence:
CACACACTGCCATCTAGTGGGAAGACTTCAccagcattttaaaaagtaaccagCTCATATATCAGTGATAATCATTTTATCAAGTAGGCAAATGCATTGATACACAAACTCCATGCACCAGCCAAACtcttcactgacttttttttatcaaaaaagaaaaataaaaagattcttaTGTATTGCCTTGACTTTACTTTGCAGTGAAATCTCTTCTAGCTTCCTCATTCATTCTACATTATCTAGTAATAATACCCAGATAGTAACGgaccaaagaaacagaaagaattgtAATCTTCTAGAAGCAATGATGAAATGTAATCCTCAATTACTGACAATGATGATCTAGGTCACTGTGCAAATGTTCTCATCCTCAGTCTTCCTTCTAAGTTCTTTGATGCAGCCCACCAACACATCCAATAGCACAGAAATAGAAGTTGAACACTCTCAATGAATATCTCTTTTAGAAGCTATAAATAAACAATACCTTACTTATAGCATTCACCTTAAATTTAGAACTGGAGACCGAAGATTAGAAATCTATTTCCTTGAGGTACTATCTGTAGGAAATTACTACATGTGGTCACAAAAGCTAATAGGAATATGAAACCAAAATCCTAAGTGATAAAGAAGATCTTCTCAAACTTTTTCAAGTAGTTATACACACAGAAAATTATGATACCTGTACATACATTGGCAAAAAATGTGAAACTGCTCTTAGCTGGGCCTCCCATAGGCTGACATGATCAATATTTTGTTCATAATCATTGGGAACCTGAGGGTCAAAGTTATGAAAGTCCTAATGCAAAAATGTGGACAAGCATTTAAACCACTGTAAATTCCTTGGAGAGCTCTTTGAATTCCAGAACTAAGTTCACAAAATTACTTTTGCCTTTACATGTCAGTATTAAGGGAAGAGGTTCCCTCTTGACATTGTTCCAGTGGTGTTGAGACCCTggtcaaagaaaacaaagattccAGTGATTTCACAGGTCAAATCCAACACACCAGGGCCAAAGCCATTCATCTGAACAGGGTGTGCTTTAACCTCACAGGCCAACTCTCCTAGGTCTGggcactatttttattttactacctTTGGttgcctttcctctttttaaaaaaaataaaagaaattttccaCAAGTTTCTCTTCCCCAAGTCAGTGAAACCATGCTTTTAACTTTTATTACAAATTGAAAATTCAGAGACCTGTAAATGTGAGGCTTCTGTTCAATCCTCTGAGAAGAGGGTTCATTATGatatttatgattaaaaaagTTGTAATATTATGCTTGGAACACATATTAGCTTCTTGCTCCTATTATAAGTAATAACAGCTCAGTCCGGTTTACTGTGACCACTGACAGATCAAGGAAACaagttattttcttctcttgGGATTGTAGCACGTTGAGACTTTTTGCCTTTTAATAAATGTCCCAGTACTCTGAATTTCCCTCTCAATTCATTTAATTTCAGCAATCTGTCAAAAAGAGCCAATAAACAAATATTGAATTACTTTCTGTTGCATTTTTAAATCATCCAACTCCAGACTATAAAAACACTGTGTGCCTCTCACCCTGACCACCCTGCTACTTTTCTGTATACCACAGGCTACCCATAGATACAAAGTCAGGGGGCTAAGCTGACATGGTCTACTTGGAGCCAGTAGGACGATAAGTCCTGATGAAGCACTTATGGACAAAATGTAGCTCACTGTGGGGTTGAAGTTCTTCAATATAAAGAAGGAAACAACAATGACCAAGTCCAGGAGTAGAGTGTtgttatagaagatggaaagtgtTGTAGCTTCATAATCagcaacttcattcttcttccacaggattctttcttctttctccttctgagaCATCTTTCTATTATCAGCTTCAGAAAGTTTTCCAGTCACTTCTTCGGAAATGGCATCTTCCCTCTTCTGTGGTACTGTGTTTACATTTTTGTATGCAAAGACTAGTAAATAAGTGCTTACTAGGGTCATCACACTACAGAACAGCAGGCTGAATAAGATCCATATGCCATATTTTCCAATATACCCAGATGGGGATGGCAGACACAATGAATGCATTTCCAAAGACCAGTGCAGAGGACTTGGCCAAGAGGTTGCAGTTGAAAGCCCCCAAGAGCAATCTTCCTTGTACTGGTGCTTGGAGCCACCTTTAGGAGATGTGGTCGATTGGAAGCCGAGAGCTATagcttatgttttatgatattactgatgtcctattattctcttttcctttccctctttccccaaattccatagagtagttccactattacaaatgtgttctacatatgagtttgtatatgattatgcttgtttttgtgtatatgtatatcttttgGATctctcttccacatatgagagaaaacatgcagtgtttgtgtttctgagccttacttactttacttaacatgatgtcctccaattgcatccatttaccttcaaaccacatgtcattattccttatggttgagtaaaacccttataccacattttcttgattaattcatcagttgtaggacatctgggttgtttctatagcttggctgttgtgaatagtgctgtgataaacattggcatgcaagtgtctctattgcatcctgacttacattcttttgaatatatgcgctggatcatatagcagttctatctttagctttttgaggaactttcatactgctttccttaatggttgtactaatttgcattcccaccagcagtgtataagggtttcttatTTCaccacatttgttgttgtttttgcccttgaaggTGGCCATTCCTGCCGCCGTTCAGCTGCAGCTGGGGCTCTGACTCTGGTCTTGGGGGCTCAAGCATGGTGAATAGTGACACGAACTTGGGGTTGTGCCGGGCAGCAATGGtgcagtttattttctgaagagagtattcaaacagtgcagaaaagcaggaaggagtaccTGGCAGTCCCCgagtttcccttgacctctgtactaggattggctgtcacgTTGCTGAGGCTACCAGCCCAAGTACAGAACATTATGTTCTCTGGACTGGGTTTTCCCAGTCCCacgcagagagagaacaggggagttcagcaactgtccttttggactgttgcaatctctcttagggctgttgcacaaaagctccAGTGACTCCACTCCTTTCCAGGCTTTGGGGGTCCTGGGGGTTGCccacatctcccccttttttattttttatgaaaagagcatttagaaatttttcttttttgtggcagttAGTTTCTCGAGTGATTAGTCTTTTTAGCCATGTAATACTAAGTAGACTCAAAAGCATGAATccacctatgcctattaattctttaagtccaaaattaaaccaatggTTAGGATTAAGTTTGTCTAGCCAACTTTTCATGGAGTCCAGGGAGTTGGTAGAGAGATGGGCAGCTTGCAGGTCAAGAATATCTTTAGTCAGGTGCTGGATGTGTATGGTTGAATTTTGAGTCCAAGCTCCCTGAATATAATGTTGTATCAAAGTCCAGTTATGGTAAGTGCTGTTCCATTAAGCAGTGGTAATGCAGATGTTACGATACTGGGAATCACAGGTGAGCTGTATGTATTGGACTACTCCAGCAAGGGTTTCTTCCATAAGGTTCAATTCTTCCTATAGTTTGAGGATCCCTTGTTGAAGGTCCCTGTTAAGGTCATTTTGAGAATGTAAtttgttagaaatatttttgGTGAGCGTATTTACATAATGAGCAGTTTGAATTTTCTGGGTTAATGCCACTGAAGCAGTGGTTGTGCTGGCTATGAGCGTTATAAGAGAGACAATTCCAAAAATGAGAGCATCTAAAAATCTCTTGGGGCAATGAATCTGTTCCAGGGTTAGATGTCGTAATGCCAGCCCATTGTCACCAGTCCAAATATGGTCTAAGGTAACTGGTAACCAAGCAAAGGGAGGATGGTGCACGATTAAAAAAGGAGAGGTAACTGAGGAATCAATACAAGTGTGTAAAGTACAGTTTTTACATTGTATATGTCCTAACATCTGGCTTGCAGTAACAGAAAAGTTTAGATTACcaataagaaagacatgaggAGGTCTGACCAACTGGCAGAAAACTTGAGTGGATGATTAGAATTAGAGGAATCCCAACAGAAGGTTAGATTATTAGGAAAAATGGTGACATTGCAAGAGAAGAGGTTATAAGGTTTCAAAGAACTAAGGAATGTATCCAAGGTGGTGTACACTTGAGACTGATATTGAATAACAGAGTGGCAGAGGGTGGGACCATGCTACATTTTGAGTCTAGATCCCCAATTAATATCAGAGAACTGTTGAAGGTAAACCAATTTAGAGGGATTAGACTCATTCCAAGTAGGAAGGAGGGTCCAAGACATAAAAGGCATATGGGGACATATAGGTGCAGGGTAAAATCCTATACAAGTTATCCAAGGCACATGATCAATACCAAGGCCTTGTGCACAAGTCTGTACCTTAGGGCAGTGGAGAAGAAAAGGAGGTGGTGTGAAGTTAGCATCAGTACAATTGTTAACAGGGATGACTGTGGAGAGTAAGAGCCCTACTCCAGTAGAATTGTCCCAAGTATATCTGTAATTAAGTTGAGCCTGCAGACAAGGTAGGGGGTAAGTCATGTTAACATCTCTAGGAGGACAGAAGCACATAGGGTGTCCTACAAGGGAACTGTCATACTGAGATAATTGCAGCTGTTCAGAGATGTTAAAACCATCAGGCAAAGGTGTGCCTTCTAAGGTGTGAGAAGTATTATTCTAAAATATAGGCAATGGTTCTCCCCAAACACTGGGATGAAGGATTGGAGGATGAGGCACAAATGACCAGTGTGTGTAATCTTCCTCTGATTTGGCCCCTTGGGAATTAGTAGTAAGGACAGCCAACAAACAGACAAGAAGCATCTCAGGTTTAGTAATATCATGTCCAGTAGTAACACCCGAGCATTTAGCTAGGGTGACAAATCCTTTAAGGGCCCCTCAGGTCACTGGAGGGGGTTGGACCTTCTTCTTTCTCAGTCAGCAACAAGATCACGGTTGGTTGTCCAGCCGAAATCTTTTTATGGGTCCCATCAATGGCTGTGACTGGTTTGATGCATCGGAGAGGCAGCCATCTTGGTCATTGTTCATgttctggaaagacacaagcataccCTCGACCTGTAGTTAGTAAAGGGTCAGGTCCCTGCCATGtgtttgtctctaaattcttccaaagaacatGCACAGGTGGGCAAGTGTTCCATGCATGGAAATGCTTTTCCATAGGTGTAATGTCTTGATTGTcaagtaagaaaaattttaaagttaacaGGATGAGATGTAATTG
Protein-coding regions in this window:
- the LOC109703327 gene encoding LOW QUALITY PROTEIN: translocon-associated protein subunit gamma (The sequence of the model RefSeq protein was modified relative to this genomic sequence to represent the inferred CDS: inserted 2 bases in 1 codon), producing MDLIQPAVLXSVMTLVSTYLLVFAYKNVNTVPQKREDAISEEVTGKLSEADNRKMSQKEKEERILWKKNEVADYEATTLSIFYNNTLLLDLVIVVSFFILKNFNPTVSYILSISASSGLIVLLAPSRPCQLSPLTLYLWVACGIQKSSRVVRVRGTQCFYSLELDDLKMQQKVIQYLFIGSF